Part of the Arthrobacter gengyunqii genome is shown below.
CACCGAGACCGTTGGACGCGTCCAGGATCTCGTTGCGCAGACGCTCGGTCATGGTCTTCTCGCGGCGGGCCTTGGAGTAGCCAACCAGCCAGCGCAGAGCCAGTGCGGTTGCACGGCCCGGCTTGACCTCAACGGGAACCTGGTAGGTGGCGCCGCCGACGCGGCGGGACTTGACCTCAAGGCTCGGCTTGATGTTGTCCATGGCCTTCTTCAGGGCTGCAACGGGGTCTCCCCCGGTCTTCTCCTGAGCGCCTGCGAGTGCACCGTAAACAATGCGCTCTGCGGTGGACTTCTTGCCGTCAACGAGAACCTTGTTGATCAGCTGAGTGACCAACGGGGAGCCGTAAACGGGATCCAGTACGAGCGGCCGCTTGGGGGCCGGACCCTTGCGGGGCATATTACTTCTTCTCCATCTTCGCGCCGTAACGGCTGCGAGCCTGCTTGCGGTTCTTGACACCCTGGGTGTCAAGTGCGCCGCGAACGATCTTGTAACGAACACCGGGCAGGTCCTTCACACGACCACCGCGAACGAGGACGATGGAGTGTTCCTGCAGGTTGTGACCCACACCGGGGATGTAGGCCGTAACCTCGATGCCGCCGTTGAGGCGCACGCGGGCAACCTTACGGAGCGCAGAGTTCGGCTTCTTCGGGGTGGTGGTGTAAACGCGGGTGCAAACACCACGGCGCATCGGGCTGCCCTGGAGGGCAGGAGCCTTGGTCTTGGAGACCTTGGGTGACCGGCCCTTGCGGACCAGCTGCTGAATCGTAGGCACTTTCGTGTTCTCCGTTTTTTCTCGAGATAAGTTCTCTTGGTTGCTCCGCCCCGCTGTCAGCTGTGACAACAGCCGAGGCGACGCGCTTTAAGTCGTCATTTCCGCAATGCCTCGAGAAGCTCCGATTTTCTCGCGAAAGCGACCGTAGGCGTGCAAAAGTGTGGCATTCGTTGCACAGGAACCCTGCAACCCGGAAACAGGCCCGCTACGCTGAGCGTCCTTCATCCACTGCCACACAAACAATTGATTATTAGTCTAACAGACTTAAGCTTCCCTGCCCGACGGTGCGGCAGGAATCACATCTTTGATGCCGGCTTCCGCACCCGGGCGCTAACTTCCGGCGACCAGGGCGGCGGTAATCTTCGCCGACGTCTGCTGCAGATGCGGCAGCACGGCCGCAACGGCTTCCTCCAGCGTACTCCCGCCGGCCCCCAGTGCCTGCATGGACGTGTTGATGGCGGCAATCACTTCTCCGTCCGGGCCAAAGACCGGAACGGCAACGGAACGCAGCCCCGCTTCCAGTTCCTGGTCCACCACTGCCCAGCCCGCTTCACGCACCCGGCTGATCTCTTCGCGGAGGGCGGGGACTGTGGTGACGGTCCGCTCCGTCAGCGGCTCCGGCCGTACGTCGGCCAGGTACTGATCCAGTGCAGGGACCGGCAGTCCTGCCAGCAGAACCCGTCCCATGGACGTGGCATAGGCCGGGAAGCGGGTGCCGACGGCGATGCCCACCCGCATCAGCCTCCGGGTGTGAATCCTGGCGACATAGACAATTTCCTGTCCGTCAAGGATGGACGCGGACGTTGACTCCGAGATGGTGCGGGACAGGTCTTCCAGCAGGGGCTGCGCCAGCTGCGGCAGCGTCTGACCCGAGAGATAGGAGTACCCCAGGGCCAGCACCAGGGCGGTTAGCTCAAAGTTGCGGCCGTCGGTGCGCATGTACCCCAAATCCACCAGTGTCAGCAGAAACCGGCGGGCAGTGGCGCGGGTCAGTCCGGTCCGGCGGGAGACCTCGCTCAGCGTCATGCTGACGTGGTCGGCGTCAAAGGCGCGGATCACGCTCAGGCCGCGCGCCAGCGACTGGACGTGCTGGCCGCTGGCAGCGGAGGTCTCGCTCATGTCTCCCTTACGGATAACGGTCCCGGCTTAGCCTCAGTTGCAGGCCGGATCACGGATCAGCGGAACATCCATCACGGCTGCCAGCTCCTCAAAGCGGATGCCGTGGGTTTCACGCACGTGCACGCCGTCCTCCTTCAGCAGGAAGACCGCTTCATTAGTGTAGACGCGGGTTACGCATCCCACTCCCGTCAGGGGGTAAGTGCACTCCCGGACGAGTTTGCTCATCCCCTCCCGGGTGAACAGGGACATCATGACGTAGACGTCCTTGGCCCCCGTTGCCAGATCCATGGCTCCGCCCACGGCAGGGATCGCATCGGCTGCGCCGGTGTGCCAGTTGGCCAGGTCGCCGGAGGCTGAGACCTGGAATGCGCCCAGCACGCAGACGTCCAGATGCCCGCCGCGCATCATGGCGAAGGAGTCTGCGTGATGGAAGTACGCTGCCCCGGGCAGCTCCGTGACCGGGATCTTTCCGGCGTTGATGAGGTCGCCGTCAATCTCGCTCCCCTGCGCTTCCGGACCCATCCCCAGCATTCCGTTTTCCGTGTGCAGGGTGATTTTCTGGTCCGGCACCAGATAGTTGGACACCAGGGTGGGCTGGCCGATCCCCAGATTGACGTAGGAGCCGGGTGCGATATCCCCCGCCACCAGTTCCGCGAGCTGAAATTTATCCAAGCGTGCACCGGTGTCCGTTACGACTGCCGTGCCTTCAGTTGCCCGGTCTCCCGTTGATGTGTTCATGCTGCTGCCGGCTCCTGTTCCTGTTCCACGCGCACCACGGTGTTGACGTAAATGCCCGGTGTGACAACGTTCTCGGGATCGATGTCCCCTGCGTCCACGACCTCGCGCACCTGGACAATGGCGTTGGCCGCCGCGGCGGCCATGATGGGACCGAAGTTACGGGCGGTCTTGCGGTAGACGAGGTTCCCTTCCCGGTCGGCACGCAGTGCCTTGACCAGCGCAAAGTCCGCGGAGAGCGGGGATTCGAAAACGTAGCCCCGGCCGTCGATGATCCGGGTCTCCTTGCCCTCAGCGAGCATCGTTCCGTACCCGGTTGGCGTGAAGAACCCGCCGATGCCCGCCCCGGCGGCACGGATCCGCTCTGCAAGGTTGCCCTGCGGCACCAGCTCGAGTTCGATGTCCCCGGCCCGGAACTTCGCGTCGAAGATCTGCGAATCAGACTGGCGCGGGAAGGAACAGATGATCTTCTTCACCCTGCCTGCGCCAATAAGGGCGGCCAGGCCGTGTTCGCCGTTGCCTGCGTTGTTGTTCACCACCGTCAGGTCCGAAGCTCCCTGGCGGAGCAGCGCCTCGATCAGCTCCACCGGTTGTCCGGCCCTGCCGAATCCGCCGATCATTACGGTGGCCCCGTCGGTGATGGGCGCAACGGCCTCGTCGACGTCCTGCACAATGTTGAGCACAGTTTTCCCCTAGTTCCCGGTGTTGGTTGAGTTTTCGAGCACTACGGCCAGGCCCTGCCCGACGCCGATGCAGATCGCGGCAACACCCCATCGCTCTCCGGAGGCTTGGAGCCGGCGTGCCAGCGTCCCCAGAATCCGGGTGCCGGAGGCACCGAGGGGGTGCCCGATGGACACTGCCCCGCCCCACGCGTTGACGATGTCCGGGTCAATGTCCCAGGCATCGAGGCAGGCCAGGGACTGGGCCGCGAAGGCTTCGTTGAGTTCCACGGCGCCGACATCTCCCCAGCCGATCCCGGCACGCTTGAGGGCCAGGTTGGCGGCTTCGACCGGCGCATAGCCGAAGTACTGCGGTTCGTTGGCGGCGGCGCCGCGCCCGGCGATGCGGGCCAGCGGAGGCAGCCCCAGAAGGCCTTCGGCTGCCTCGCTCCCCAGCCAGGCCGCCGAAGCGCCGTCGTTCAGCGGCGAAGCATTGCCCGCGGTTACCGTGCCGCCCGCGGCGTCGTCTCCGGCGGGGCGGAACACGGTGGCGAGGGTGGACAGTTTCTCCACCGTCGACCCGGCACGGATGGATTCATCCCGGTCCAGGACAACACCGTCGACGGCGACGGTCAGGTTGGCGTAGTTGCCTTCGTCCCAGGCCTTGGCGGCCAGCACATGGGACTTTGCCGCAAACTCGTCCTGGCGGTCCCGGGTGATGTTGTACTTTTCGCGCAGCTGCTCGGTCGCTTCGCCCAGCGACACGGTCCATTCCGCGGGCATGGCGGGGTTCACGAGCCGCCAGCCCAGCGTGGTGGAGGCGAGCGTCTGGTTCCCTGCGGGATAGGCCTTCTCGTTTTTCGGGAGCACCCAGGGCGCACGGCTCATGGACTCCACGCCGCCGACGAGCATTAGGTCAGCTTCCCCGGTGTTGATCTGCCGGGACGCGATGATCGCGGCATCAAGGGAAGAGCCGCAGAGCCGGTTCACCGTGGTTCCCGGGACCGACGTGGGCAGGGAAGCCAGCAGCGACGACATCCTGGCGACGTTGCGGTTCTCCTCGCCGGCGCCGTTGGCGTTGCCGAACACCACTTCGTCGACGGCCGCAGGGTCCAGGCCGGGGGCGCGGTCGACGGCGGCACGGATGACCTGCGCTCCCAGGTCATCCGGCCGGACTCCGGCCAGCGCTCCGCCGAACTTTCCGAACGGCGTGCGGACTGCGTCGTATATGTATGCCTGATTCATCGGATCTCCACCCCGTCGAGCTCTGCGAATACCTGCTGCGCCGTTTTGAAGGCGGAGTTGGCGGCGGGAACGCCGCAATAGATGGCGGACTGCAGGATGATCTCCTTGATTTCGTCCCGGGTCAGCCCGTTGGTCAGGGCCGACCGGACATGCATGGCGAACTCCTCCAGGTGCCCGTGGGCGATCAGCGCGGTGAGCGTGATCGCACTGCGCATGGTCCGGGGCAGGCCGGGCCTGGTCCAGATGCTCCCCCATGCGTATTTGGTGATCAGATCCTGGAAGTCAGCCGTGAACTCGTCCTTGGCGGCGTTCGCCCGGTCCACATGGGCCGCGCCGAGCACCTCGCGGCGGACGGCCATCCCCTCGTCATAAACATCCTGCTGGGTCTTGCCTGCATCCTCGATCACGGGTTCTACAGTCCTTCCTGATATGCCGCGCCAAAGAAGCGGCGCAGCAGTTCTGCGGTTTCTTTCGGCTTCTCGGCCGGAAGCAGGTGGGCCGCTCCGTCAACGGCGGCGCTGGTGCCGTTGGGGGTGCGTACGGCAATGAATTCAGCGTCCGACGGCGGGGTGACCGCGTCCTGTTCGCCCGCCAGGGCGAGCAGGGGCAGGGTGATGTCGCCGAGGCGTTCCCTCACATCGAATCCGGCCAGGGCCTCGCAGCAGAAGGCGTAGGAGAACCGGTCCGCGTCCTGGAGGGAGTGCAGCAGTGCAGTCGCGGCGGCCGGTTCCCGCTCGATGAAGCCGGGTGCAAACCAGCGTTCGGCGGAGCCGCTCAGCACCGCCGGAGTTCCTTGGTTCCGCACCGTTTCGGCGCGTTCGGCCCAGCCTTCGGGGCTGCCGACCTTAGCGCCGGAGCACAGGATCGACAGTCCCTCGAAGTCCGAAGCGTGGTCCAGTCCCAGCTGCAGTCCAACGGCGCCGCCCAGGGAGACTCCGGCGTAGTACACGCTCTGCTGGTCGGTGATGTCTCCTCCGGCACGTGCTGCGGCGACGAGGCCCGCAACGGAGTCCCCCAGATCCGAAATGCTGAACGCCTCAGTGGCCGCGGGGCTGACTCCGTGTCCGGGCAGATCCCAGGCGATCACGGTGAAGTGCTCCAGGGCCGCTGCTGCGGCGGACCACAGTGCTGCGGCCGAGGTGCCCAGCGACGGTCCGGCAATCAGGACGGGAGCATCCGGGCCGGCATCACTGAGCAGGCTGGCTTTGAGTACGGGCTGGCTCACCGGGAGCTCCTTACGGGATAGGCGGCAACAACGGGATAGGCGGCAACAATGCGGTCAATCAGGGCGGACGCCTCGCCCACGTAATTGGCCGGATCCAGCTGGGCTGAAAGCTCGGCATCGGACATGACGTCAGCAGGCAGTGCCTGCCGCAGCAGTTCTGCCAGGGAGTTTCCCGTGGCCAGCGAGGTGGAGACGAGCTCCTGCAGGCGGGTTTTCCCGGTGCCGGGTCCGCCGTCGGCGTCCAGCAGCGGAGCGACGGTGGACATCAGGCGTTCGCTGACCACCAGCGGCCCTGCGGCATCGAGGTTTTCGCGCAGCGTGCCGGTGTTCACGGTGAGGCCTTCGGTCAGTTCGGCAAGTTTCGCTGCTGCGCCGGAGGCCAGCCGCAGCAGGGAACGCAGCGCCTGCCACTCGGTGTGCCACGAGCCGCCGGGGCGCTCGTCATCGGCGGCGCCGGCGGCCGTCTGGAGCTGCACTCCGTAACCGGGGCCGGCCAGGGCTGCGCTGCGGATCAGCACGGACAGCACCGGGTTCCGTTTCTGCGGCATCGCCGAGGAACCCCCGCGCCCGGCGGCACGGGGTTCGGACACCTCGCCCACCTCGGGCCGGCTCATCAGCAGGATGTCGTTGGCGATCTTGCCGGCAGCGGACAGCAGGTCCTGCAGCGCGGCACCGACTGCCGTGACGGGCAGCCGGTTTCCCTGCCACGGTGCAGGGGGTGCAGCCAGTCCCAGCCGGGCGGCCAGTTGATCGGCAAGATCCAGGGGCGCAGCCGCTGATCCGCTGGCATCCACAACGTTGCGCAGGGCCGCAAGCGTTCCCGAGCCGCCGCCCCATTGCAGGGGCAGGCGGGCTGCAGCGGCCTCCAGGGCTTCAGCCGCCTGGCCAACCCCGTGCAGCCACTGGGCGGCGCGGAGTCCGAACGTCGAAGGAAGGGAATGCTGGGTGAGGGTCCGGGCCACGCACAGGGTGCCCCGGTGCTCGACGGCGAGGCCGGCCAGTGCTGCCATTGTGCGCCCGGCGTCGGCGGCAATGCCTGCCAGGGTGTCCGCGGTGACCAGCATCAGCGCCGTGTCCAGGATGTCCTGGCTGGTGGCGGCAGTGTGCACAGCGTCCGCCGCGGCGGGTGCGGTTTCGCGCACCTTGGCGCGCAGGTCCGACAGCAGGGGGATCACCGGGTTGCCGCCGCCGGCGGACCGGGCGGCCAGGGACGCCGGGTCGTAAAGGTCCGCTTGGCAGGCCGGTGCGGCGTCGCCGGGCACCTGCGGCGCTATCACGCCTGCGTCGGCGAGGACCCGCAGCCAGGCCAGTTCGACGTCGAGCAGTGCTTGGATAATCCGGCGGTCTCCGGTTTGCGCCGCGCCGTCCGTGCCGGCCCACACCGGTGACAGCAGCCCGTAATCGGCTGCATCAGTGAATTCAGCCATCCGCTAGGCCCCGGGGAAGGACAGGAACACGGTTTCGTTCGCCCCCTGCAGCGAGATGTCGAACCGCAGTCCTCCGTCGGCTTCGCGCTCCGCGATCAGGGTGGAGCGGCGCTCCGGCGGAAGGGATGCCAGCAGCCGGTCGCGGGCCAGCGCATCTTCGTTCTCCGGGAGGTAGATCCGGGTGTGCAGCTTGTTCGTGAGTCCGCGCCCGAAGATCAGCAGTGAAATGAACGGCGCTGCCCCTTCCTCGGTGGCGCCGGGATTGACGGTGGTAAACGTGTAGTTCCCTGCTCCGTCAACGGCGGCGCGGCCCCATCCGGTGAAGGTGTAGCCGTCGCGCACCAGTGACCCCGGCTCCTGCGGAACGTTGCCGGCGGCATCAGCCTGCCAGATTTCCAGGAGGGCGTCCGGGATCGGTTCCCCGTCGCCGTCGCGCACCGTGCCGTGCAGGCGGATGGTCCCGGGCAGCCCGGGAGCCAGCAGCTGGCTGTCCCTGTCAAAGGGCAGGGCGTACCCGTAGAACGGACCGATGGTCTGGGCCGGGGTGGGCTGGAGTTTCTGCTCGGGTGTCACTCTGCGTCCTCGTCTTCCATCCAGGTGCGGTTGCTGCCGCTGAGCACAATGTCCCAGGTGTAGCCGGTGGCCCATTCGTGGGCTGTCACGCTGTGGTCGTAGGTGGCGACGAGCGCGTCCCGTGCCCTGGCATCGGTGATCGTTTGATAGATCGGATCCAGGGAGAAGAGAGGATCCCCGGGGAAGTACATCTGGGTCACCAGGCGCTGCGTGAAATCCGTGCCGAACAGGGAAAAGTGGATGTGGGCCGGACGCCAGGCGTTGTAGTGGTTCTTCCAGGGATACGGTCCGGGCTTGATGGTGGTGAACTCGTAGCTGCCGTCATCAGAGGTAAGGCAGCGGCCGACGCCGGTGAAATTCGGGTCGATCGGTGCGGGGTGCTGGTCCCGCTTGTGGATGTACCGGCCTGCGGAGTTGGCCTGCCAGATTTCCACGAGCTGGTTGCGCACGGGGCGGCCGGCGCCGTCCAGGACGCGACCCTTCACGATGATGCGCTCTCCCAGCGGTTCGCCGTTGTGCTGGATGGTGAGGTCGCTTTCCAGCGCGTGGACGTCCTGGTGCCCGAAGGCCGGGGACCAGAGCTCAATGGTCTCCGGATCCGCGTGGTGCAGGTCCTTGGTCGGATGGCGCAGGATCGAGCTCCGGTAGGGAGCGAAGTCCCGCCGCGGCTGCGTTTCCTGCGGCAGGCCGTCCTCGATGCCCTTGCGGTAGGAGGAATGAATCTCCCGAATCTCAGACGAGATTTCATCCTGGGAAGCCTGGGCGGAGTCCGGGCCCTCGATGACGTGGCTGTCCTGGAACAGGCCTTCTTCCATTTCCATGGTTCTCCCTTGTCGAATGTTCCTGATCTGCCCGTACCGCTGCTGAGCATCCCGAGAATGAAACCACCCTACTCGAATGTTCACCTAGAGTACAGGTGTTCACTATGCGAACTTAACTTGGCCATCCCGTGTAGCCCTCCGCCAAATAGGCGCTTCCGTGCCGGGAGGCGACGACGCCGGCCAGCTCCCCCAGGGCGCGTTTGCGCTCGAAGGGGCCTGCGTCCGCACGGGTGTGGAGCATGGAGGTCATCCAATAGGAAAAGTTCTGCGCCCGCCAGACCCGCGCCAGCGCCTGGTCGCTGTATCCATCCAGCAGGTCCTTCTCGGAAGTGGCATAGAACGATTCAATGGCTTCAAACAGAACCTGGACATCAGCCAGCGCGAGGTTCAGCCCCTTGGCCCCGGTGGGCGGCACGGTGTGCCCTGCATCGCCGGCGAGAAACAGGCCGCCGTAGCGCAGCGGCTCACAGACATAGCTGCGGAACTTCAGCAGGGTTTTTTCGAAGATCGGGCCGCGTTTGAGCTCAAAACCGTCGGGGCCGTCCACCCGCAGCTGGAGCTCCTCCCAGATTTGCTCCTCGGTCCAGTCGTCGGGATTCTCGGTCGGGTCGGCCTGGAAATACATCCGCTGGATGGTGTCGTTGCGCTGGCTGATCAGGGCGAATCCGCGGTCGGAATTGGCGTAAACCAGCTCAGGGGCGCTCGGCGGCGCCTCGGTGAGGATGCCGAACCATGCGAAGGGGTACTCAATGAAGTTTTCCCGGCGCTGTTCTGCGGGAATCGCACGCCGGCAGACGCCCTGCGAGCCGTCCGCTCCCACAAGGATGTCGCAGTGGATCTCGATACCGGCACCTTCAGCATCAGTGAAGCGGATTTTGGGAGTGTCGGTGGTGAGGTCCAGGACCTCGGTGCCTGACACTGCCCACCGGACGTCGCCGCCGTCGCGCGCCCTGGCAGCAGCAAGGTCCACGAACACCTCATTCTGCGGATAGAGCCAGACGGACTCCCCCACCAGGTCCTGGAAATCTATCCGGTGGCTGATGCCCCCGAAGCGCAGGTCAATCCCTTCATGCCGGTGCCCGTCGGTGAGGACCCGGTTGCTGACGCCGCCGTCGGTGAGCATCTTCACCGAACCATGCTCCAGGATGCCGGCGCGGTGAGTAGTGCGGATGGTCTCGTAGTCCCGCTTCTCCACCACGATGCTCTCGATGCCTGCTCCCGCCAGCAGATGCGAGAGCATCAGTCCCGCGGGACCGCCGCCCACAATGCCGACCTTGGTTTTCAGAACGGTGCGCGCTGCGCCCATGCGGTACTCCTTGACAGCTGTTGCAGGTATAACGTGCCTCCAGTGTGGTCCGGATCACCCGATGGCAGCCAAGCGATTCTCATTGAATGGGAAAGCAGACCTCCGGCTTTGCGCCCAGGCCGCGGGAGATCCCGCGTGCCGCCGTCATCAGTGCCGGGACCGTAGCCGCGGGATTTTCGGACCCGGTGGGAACCACCACCCCAATGGCGGCGGCGGCGGACCCGGACGCGTCGAAAATCGGCACCGCGATGCCCGTGGTCTCGGCAACGACGGTTCCGGGAAGGCTCGCGAAACCGGACTGCCGCATGTGGGCCCACTGCCGCCGCAGATCCTCCGCAGCGGGCCGGTCAATGCCTGAGGACTGCTCTGCACGGGCCAGGAAGGCAGCCTGCACGTGGTGGGGCGAGTGTGCCATCAGAACCATTCCGGAAGAGGAAACGTGCAGCGGCAGCCGGCCAGCCACCTTGGCGTGGTTCAGGACGGAACCTCGGCTGGAAAGCCGTTCGATGAAAAGCACCTCGTCATCCTGGAGCACCGACAGCTGGGTGTGCTGGCGGACCACGGCTTGGAGATCCTCCATGAAGGGCATGGCAACGGATTTGAGGTCCAGGGCGGCCGAGCTGCGGCTGGCCAGTTCCCACAGGCGCAGTCCCAGCCGGATTTCTCCGCTGCGGTCGCGCTGCAGCAGCCCGTGCCCCGCGAGTTCCGCCACCAGGCGGTGGGTCGTGGACAGCGGGAGGTTCGCCCGGCGTGCCAGCGCTGCCACAGGCAGTGAAGGGCGGGTTTCATCGAAGGCACTGATGATTCGCACGATCCGGCTGGTCATCGTGTCTCCCGAGCGGGAATTGGCCATTCCCAGAGTCTGGCACAAACGCGAAAGGTCCCGCACCAAACGGTGCGGGACCTTTCCTTACTGCGGCATGCCGTGTGGCGGGCCGCAGCGTTGCAGGTTAGCGGAAGTCGCTGCCCATGTCGTAGTCATCCAGCGGGATGGCATGGAACTCGGGGCTCAGGCCGCCGTCCACTCCGGCGTAGTCGAAGTCGCTGAAGGCGCTCGGGCCGGTAAACAGGTTGGCCTTTGCTTCTTCGGTCGGCTCGACGGTGACCTCGGTGTAACGGGGAAGGCCCGTTCCGGCCGGGATCAGCTTACCGATGATGACGTTTTCCTTGAGGCCGAGCAGCGGATCGCTCTTGCCTTCCATGGCCGCCTGCGTCAGGACGCGGGTGGTTTCCTGGAAGGAAGCAGCGGACAGCCAGGACTCGGTTGCCAGCGACGCCTTGGTGATACCCATGAGCTCGGGACGGCCGGAGGCCGGCTTCTTGCCCTCGGATACCACGCGGCGGTTCTCGTTCTCGAAGCGGCGGCGCTCGGCCAGCTCACCCGGGAGCAGATCCGAATCGCCGGACTCGATCACGGTCACGCGGCGCAGCATCTGGCGGACGATGACTTCCACGTGCTTGTCGTGGATGCCTACACCCTGGCTGCGGTACACGCGCTGGACTTCGTCCACCAGGAATTCCTGTGCCTTGCGCGGGCCGAGGATACGGAGGATCTGCTTGGGATCCACCGCACCGAAGACCAGCTGCTGGCCAACCTCAACGTGGTCGCCGTCGGCAACCAGCAGGCGGGCACGGCGCAGGACCGGGTACGCGATTTCTTCGGAGCCGTCATCGGGAGTGACAACCAGACGCATCTGGCGGTCGGTCTCTTCGATGGTGACCCGACCCGCGGTCTCGGA
Proteins encoded:
- a CDS encoding lyase family protein: MAEFTDAADYGLLSPVWAGTDGAAQTGDRRIIQALLDVELAWLRVLADAGVIAPQVPGDAAPACQADLYDPASLAARSAGGGNPVIPLLSDLRAKVRETAPAAADAVHTAATSQDILDTALMLVTADTLAGIAADAGRTMAALAGLAVEHRGTLCVARTLTQHSLPSTFGLRAAQWLHGVGQAAEALEAAAARLPLQWGGGSGTLAALRNVVDASGSAAAPLDLADQLAARLGLAAPPAPWQGNRLPVTAVGAALQDLLSAAGKIANDILLMSRPEVGEVSEPRAAGRGGSSAMPQKRNPVLSVLIRSAALAGPGYGVQLQTAAGAADDERPGGSWHTEWQALRSLLRLASGAAAKLAELTEGLTVNTGTLRENLDAAGPLVVSERLMSTVAPLLDADGGPGTGKTRLQELVSTSLATGNSLAELLRQALPADVMSDAELSAQLDPANYVGEASALIDRIVAAYPVVAAYPVRSSR
- the pcaC gene encoding 4-carboxymuconolactone decarboxylase; translated protein: MIEDAGKTQQDVYDEGMAVRREVLGAAHVDRANAAKDEFTADFQDLITKYAWGSIWTRPGLPRTMRSAITLTALIAHGHLEEFAMHVRSALTNGLTRDEIKEIILQSAIYCGVPAANSAFKTAQQVFAELDGVEIR
- a CDS encoding 3-oxoacid CoA-transferase subunit A; translation: MLNIVQDVDEAVAPITDGATVMIGGFGRAGQPVELIEALLRQGASDLTVVNNNAGNGEHGLAALIGAGRVKKIICSFPRQSDSQIFDAKFRAGDIELELVPQGNLAERIRAAGAGIGGFFTPTGYGTMLAEGKETRIIDGRGYVFESPLSADFALVKALRADREGNLVYRKTARNFGPIMAAAAANAIVQVREVVDAGDIDPENVVTPGIYVNTVVRVEQEQEPAAA
- a CDS encoding thiolase family protein, giving the protein MNQAYIYDAVRTPFGKFGGALAGVRPDDLGAQVIRAAVDRAPGLDPAAVDEVVFGNANGAGEENRNVARMSSLLASLPTSVPGTTVNRLCGSSLDAAIIASRQINTGEADLMLVGGVESMSRAPWVLPKNEKAYPAGNQTLASTTLGWRLVNPAMPAEWTVSLGEATEQLREKYNITRDRQDEFAAKSHVLAAKAWDEGNYANLTVAVDGVVLDRDESIRAGSTVEKLSTLATVFRPAGDDAAGGTVTAGNASPLNDGASAAWLGSEAAEGLLGLPPLARIAGRGAAANEPQYFGYAPVEAANLALKRAGIGWGDVGAVELNEAFAAQSLACLDAWDIDPDIVNAWGGAVSIGHPLGASGTRILGTLARRLQASGERWGVAAICIGVGQGLAVVLENSTNTGN
- the rpsG gene encoding 30S ribosomal protein S7 — encoded protein: MPRKGPAPKRPLVLDPVYGSPLVTQLINKVLVDGKKSTAERIVYGALAGAQEKTGGDPVAALKKAMDNIKPSLEVKSRRVGGATYQVPVEVKPGRATALALRWLVGYSKARREKTMTERLRNEILDASNGLGAAVKRREDTHKMAESNKAFAHYRW
- a CDS encoding 4-hydroxybenzoate 3-monooxygenase, producing MGAARTVLKTKVGIVGGGPAGLMLSHLLAGAGIESIVVEKRDYETIRTTHRAGILEHGSVKMLTDGGVSNRVLTDGHRHEGIDLRFGGISHRIDFQDLVGESVWLYPQNEVFVDLAAARARDGGDVRWAVSGTEVLDLTTDTPKIRFTDAEGAGIEIHCDILVGADGSQGVCRRAIPAEQRRENFIEYPFAWFGILTEAPPSAPELVYANSDRGFALISQRNDTIQRMYFQADPTENPDDWTEEQIWEELQLRVDGPDGFELKRGPIFEKTLLKFRSYVCEPLRYGGLFLAGDAGHTVPPTGAKGLNLALADVQVLFEAIESFYATSEKDLLDGYSDQALARVWRAQNFSYWMTSMLHTRADAGPFERKRALGELAGVVASRHGSAYLAEGYTGWPS
- a CDS encoding alpha/beta fold hydrolase, which codes for MSQPVLKASLLSDAGPDAPVLIAGPSLGTSAAALWSAAAAALEHFTVIAWDLPGHGVSPAATEAFSISDLGDSVAGLVAAARAGGDITDQQSVYYAGVSLGGAVGLQLGLDHASDFEGLSILCSGAKVGSPEGWAERAETVRNQGTPAVLSGSAERWFAPGFIEREPAAATALLHSLQDADRFSYAFCCEALAGFDVRERLGDITLPLLALAGEQDAVTPPSDAEFIAVRTPNGTSAAVDGAAHLLPAEKPKETAELLRRFFGAAYQEGL
- a CDS encoding 3-oxoacid CoA-transferase subunit B produces the protein MNTSTGDRATEGTAVVTDTGARLDKFQLAELVAGDIAPGSYVNLGIGQPTLVSNYLVPDQKITLHTENGMLGMGPEAQGSEIDGDLINAGKIPVTELPGAAYFHHADSFAMMRGGHLDVCVLGAFQVSASGDLANWHTGAADAIPAVGGAMDLATGAKDVYVMMSLFTREGMSKLVRECTYPLTGVGCVTRVYTNEAVFLLKEDGVHVRETHGIRFEELAAVMDVPLIRDPACN
- the rpsL gene encoding 30S ribosomal protein S12, whose protein sequence is MPTIQQLVRKGRSPKVSKTKAPALQGSPMRRGVCTRVYTTTPKKPNSALRKVARVRLNGGIEVTAYIPGVGHNLQEHSIVLVRGGRVKDLPGVRYKIVRGALDTQGVKNRKQARSRYGAKMEKK
- a CDS encoding IclR family transcriptional regulator domain-containing protein is translated as MSETSAASGQHVQSLARGLSVIRAFDADHVSMTLSEVSRRTGLTRATARRFLLTLVDLGYMRTDGRNFELTALVLALGYSYLSGQTLPQLAQPLLEDLSRTISESTSASILDGQEIVYVARIHTRRLMRVGIAVGTRFPAYATSMGRVLLAGLPVPALDQYLADVRPEPLTERTVTTVPALREEISRVREAGWAVVDQELEAGLRSVAVPVFGPDGEVIAAINTSMQALGAGGSTLEEAVAAVLPHLQQTSAKITAALVAGS
- the pcaH gene encoding protocatechuate 3,4-dioxygenase subunit beta, encoding MEEGLFQDSHVIEGPDSAQASQDEISSEIREIHSSYRKGIEDGLPQETQPRRDFAPYRSSILRHPTKDLHHADPETIELWSPAFGHQDVHALESDLTIQHNGEPLGERIIVKGRVLDGAGRPVRNQLVEIWQANSAGRYIHKRDQHPAPIDPNFTGVGRCLTSDDGSYEFTTIKPGPYPWKNHYNAWRPAHIHFSLFGTDFTQRLVTQMYFPGDPLFSLDPIYQTITDARARDALVATYDHSVTAHEWATGYTWDIVLSGSNRTWMEDEDAE
- the pcaG gene encoding protocatechuate 3,4-dioxygenase subunit alpha, translated to MTPEQKLQPTPAQTIGPFYGYALPFDRDSQLLAPGLPGTIRLHGTVRDGDGEPIPDALLEIWQADAAGNVPQEPGSLVRDGYTFTGWGRAAVDGAGNYTFTTVNPGATEEGAAPFISLLIFGRGLTNKLHTRIYLPENEDALARDRLLASLPPERRSTLIAEREADGGLRFDISLQGANETVFLSFPGA
- a CDS encoding IclR family transcriptional regulator produces the protein MANSRSGDTMTSRIVRIISAFDETRPSLPVAALARRANLPLSTTHRLVAELAGHGLLQRDRSGEIRLGLRLWELASRSSAALDLKSVAMPFMEDLQAVVRQHTQLSVLQDDEVLFIERLSSRGSVLNHAKVAGRLPLHVSSSGMVLMAHSPHHVQAAFLARAEQSSGIDRPAAEDLRRQWAHMRQSGFASLPGTVVAETTGIAVPIFDASGSAAAAIGVVVPTGSENPAATVPALMTAARGISRGLGAKPEVCFPIQ